ACTCAGTACAACTCCGTGCTCAGATACTTGAGCCCCGAATCGCAGACCAGGAAGAGCACCGTCTTGCCCTTTTCAGGTCCCTCCAGTAGCTGGCGGGCCGCGGCGGCATGGGCGCCGGAGGAGAAGCCCCCGAAGATTCCCTCGAAGCGGGCCAGGGCCCTGGCCCCGGAGACGGCCTCGTCGTCGGTCACGGAGATGAAGCCGTCCACCAGCGAGCGGTCCAGCAATGGTAGTTCCCTGGAATAGCCGCACCCCTGTATCCTGTGGCTGCCGCTGCCTCCCGGGTTCCCAAAATAGGCCGCCTCGGCGGGTTCGCCGAGGTAGCACCGTATCCTTGGGTTGTGCTCCTTCAGAACGCTGGAGATCCCCGTGAAGGAGCCCCCCGACCCGGCCATATCGACGAAGGCGTCCACCTTGCCCCCGGTGTCGCGCCATATCTCCTCGCCGGAAACCCTCTCCCCCATGACGTTGCCCCTCATGGCGAACTGGTCGGCCCTGAAGGCGCCGCGCTCCCTGACCAACCGCCGGGCCTCCTCGTCGACCAGCTCCAGGTCCCTTCCCGAGACCTGGCCCGTGACCGAGCCCGGCGCCTGCGGCACCAGCACCACTTCCGCCCCCAGGGCGCGCATCATCCTCGCCCTCTCCATGGAGTTGCCCTCGGACATGACCGCCACGAAGCGGTAGCCCTTTATCCCGCAGGCCAGGGCGAGCCCCGTGCCGGTGTTGCCGCTGGTCAGTTCCACGATGGTGTCCCCCGGCTTTATCCACCCCTTCTCTTCCGCCTCGAGGACCATGTGCAGCCCCACCCTGTCCTTCTTGCTGAAGCCCGGGTTCAGATACTCCAGTTTCGCCAGGATGACTCCGTCGAGATCCCAATGACGGACAAGTCTTCCGCAGTTGACAATCCTGGTGTCGCCTATAGCGTCGAGTATGCTTTCAAGTATGGCCTCCATGGTCTTCACTCCGATCGTTCCTTTTTCGGCTATTCTAATACCTGGAGGAGCGATGGGTAGACCCGGCTTCTTTGCCGGGCTATCGGGGTGTTTATAATTTGGAAGAGGGCGCCCGGCGAAAGGCAGGGGAGTGATGACGATGCTCGATGAAAGGCATGAGGATGTATTCCGGAAGTACGACAACGCCGTGATCGAATTTGCCCGGAAACTGGTGCAGATCCGCAGCTACTCCGGCGAGGAAGAAGGCGTGGCCCGGCTGGTGGCGGGGAAGATGGAGGAACTGGGTTACGATGAGGTCTTCATCGATGCCGTCGGCAACGTGATGGGCCGCATCGGCGATGGTCCCGGGTGCGTCCTCTTCGACTCCCACATGGACACCGTGGAGGTCAACGACGAGGAGGAGTGGATATCGCCCCCCTTCGGCGCCGATATAAAGGACGGCCGTATCTACGGCCGTGGCTCGGTGGATATGAAGTCCTCCCTGGCGGCCTCGCTCTACTCCGCCGTCGCCGCCCGGGACCTGGGCTTCCAGGACGGCCGGACCATCTACGTGACCGCCACCGTCAGCGAGGAGTACTGCGACGGGGAAAACCTCAAGATGCTCTTCACCGAAAAGGGCCTTAGGCCCGACTTCGTCGTCATCTGCGAACCCTCGAACAACCTGGTCACCCTGGGTCACAAGGGCAAGGCCCAGGTGCTCCTGCGCACCCATGGCGTGTCGGCCCACGGCTCCGCCCCCGAAAAGGGCGTCAACGCCGTCTACGAAATGGCCGAGATAATAACCCGCGTCGAAAAACTGAACGATAACTTGGCCGCCCTGGGCTCACCCCATGGGACGATCGTCCTCTCCGACATCTCCTGCGTCAGCGCCTCCCTGAACGCCGTCCCCAGCGAGTGCAGCATCTACCTCGACAGGAGACTGGTCCCCGGGGAGACCGAGGAGGACGTGAAGCGCGAGATGGATGCCCTCACTCTCGGCAAGAGGGCCTCCTGGGAGATAGGCGTCCTTCGCAGGAAGAGCTGGACCGGCGTCGAACTGGTTTACTTCCCGCTCCACCGGGCCTGGAAGATCGACCAGGACCATGAACTGGTCAAGGCCTGCGACAGGGCCTACGAAAAGGTCTTCGGGCGAAAGCCAGGGGAGTACGGCTTCTGGGATTTCGGGACCAACGCCGTTACCCCCGTCGGAATGGGAATACCCACCGTCGGCTTCGGGCCGGGCGAATACAAACTGGCCCACGGGGTCAACGAGAACTGCGAGGTGGACAAGATCCTGGAGGCCTTCCGCTTCTACGGCTTGCTGATGGGGGAGATACGGCCCGTTTCACACCACAAGGGAGGGAATTGTAGCGGTGATAACCTATGACGACTTTGAAAAGGTCGATATGCGCGTCGGGAAGGTGATCGACGTCCAGGAATTCCCCAGGGCGAAGAACCCTTCCTATAAGGTCCGGATAGACTTCGGCGAGGAGATCGGTGTGAAAAACTCGAGCCTCCAGGCCAGGAAGGACTACACCATGGAGGAGATGCTGGACCGCTACGTGGTCTGCGTGGTCAACTTCCCACCCAGGAACATCGCGGGGTTCATGTCGGAGGTCCTCGTCCTGGGCGTTCCCGGCTGCGGAGACAGCGTCAGCCTCCTGGGGGTCGACCGGGTCCCCGTCCCCCTCGGCGGGAGGATCTTCTAGGTCCAGGAGG
This Thermovirga sp. DNA region includes the following protein-coding sequences:
- a CDS encoding cysteine synthase family protein, which gives rise to MEAILESILDAIGDTRIVNCGRLVRHWDLDGVILAKLEYLNPGFSKKDRVGLHMVLEAEEKGWIKPGDTIVELTSGNTGTGLALACGIKGYRFVAVMSEGNSMERARMMRALGAEVVLVPQAPGSVTGQVSGRDLELVDEEARRLVRERGAFRADQFAMRGNVMGERVSGEEIWRDTGGKVDAFVDMAGSGGSFTGISSVLKEHNPRIRCYLGEPAEAAYFGNPGGSGSHRIQGCGYSRELPLLDRSLVDGFISVTDDEAVSGARALARFEGIFGGFSSGAHAAAARQLLEGPEKGKTVLFLVCDSGLKYLSTELY
- a CDS encoding YgeY family selenium metabolism-linked hydrolase translates to MLDERHEDVFRKYDNAVIEFARKLVQIRSYSGEEEGVARLVAGKMEELGYDEVFIDAVGNVMGRIGDGPGCVLFDSHMDTVEVNDEEEWISPPFGADIKDGRIYGRGSVDMKSSLAASLYSAVAARDLGFQDGRTIYVTATVSEEYCDGENLKMLFTEKGLRPDFVVICEPSNNLVTLGHKGKAQVLLRTHGVSAHGSAPEKGVNAVYEMAEIITRVEKLNDNLAALGSPHGTIVLSDISCVSASLNAVPSECSIYLDRRLVPGETEEDVKREMDALTLGKRASWEIGVLRRKSWTGVELVYFPLHRAWKIDQDHELVKACDRAYEKVFGRKPGEYGFWDFGTNAVTPVGMGIPTVGFGPGEYKLAHGVNENCEVDKILEAFRFYGLLMGEIRPVSHHKGGNCSGDNL
- a CDS encoding tRNA-binding protein, which gives rise to MVAVITYDDFEKVDMRVGKVIDVQEFPRAKNPSYKVRIDFGEEIGVKNSSLQARKDYTMEEMLDRYVVCVVNFPPRNIAGFMSEVLVLGVPGCGDSVSLLGVDRVPVPLGGRIF